In Bdellovibrio sp. GT3, one genomic interval encodes:
- a CDS encoding phospholipase D-like domain-containing protein, whose amino-acid sequence MRFFLNSLIISTILATMGCTSTQRAPSSLTTDEERIVRIQEIDLQLSQYWNNDWRYSQKLFQVAPTMVMTSSAPLFDLSKISDPKVRSQIQTLMNERSNLRETLGHKFENRSWSGVGPWFQSTFRRPLFEKQEVISIRDLHEFRLDGKAINPFPLEHRLFANYSLHFKNEIPSNSDVFAKDKDDRVRKKSLKARLECDGDIIAPSKYFWRADERTRVFEFDWFYAKEGGQKISVKFSPMVTQCQFRYYDPEQSSSWSNGLPLTSLNSLSSEWVEMAQQIDACPLISGMGKNPEGFFWSQDFNFNTCPETFDKYTNLRNPFVAMNRRVVSLTGSPLLTKDFEQKNPMATLNFSKAPQFDIIWVASLNFSADFSGMVTARAIRYHAERGTQVRILVPQVTMTKKDREIVTWLMRDLPNVKVQYYKYTVTDDKDGTWFDRFHRVNHTKLLLGYSSKNPAANFMITGGRNIRDSYIFPETPFYRAYKHLKNYGDGEEPYIYYNDFDIELRGTDIVKHTLAQMVNFWNREPDTHRFRSTNVNLPVRAEKDMINRLNTLPKSKPVVRHIMSLPYFDGYQLERFYIEMIESAQKEILLTTPYFRPSVAISAALDRAHARGVNIKVVTRIHLAGDGTPQIAEEVNKEGINRHLKNIMIYEWTDNNSIMHAKILVIDSKLSFLSSVNLNRRSFIHDTESGALILHEPTALDLRREVLSYLSRSRLLTAQEKIGWISGQLIDWGDSYF is encoded by the coding sequence ATGCGATTTTTTCTGAATTCACTCATCATTTCAACGATCTTGGCAACCATGGGATGCACCAGCACTCAACGCGCGCCCAGCTCCCTCACCACCGATGAGGAGCGCATCGTTCGCATTCAGGAAATTGACTTACAGCTTTCACAGTACTGGAATAATGATTGGCGATATAGCCAAAAGCTGTTTCAAGTCGCACCCACGATGGTGATGACATCCAGTGCCCCCTTGTTTGATCTTTCCAAAATTTCTGATCCGAAGGTTCGCTCTCAGATTCAAACCTTGATGAACGAACGATCTAACCTGCGCGAGACCCTGGGACACAAGTTTGAAAATCGTTCCTGGTCCGGTGTCGGACCGTGGTTTCAATCCACCTTCCGCCGCCCGCTGTTTGAAAAACAGGAAGTGATCAGCATTCGGGACCTGCATGAGTTCCGTCTGGACGGAAAGGCCATCAACCCGTTCCCGTTGGAGCATCGCCTTTTTGCAAACTACTCCCTGCACTTCAAAAATGAAATACCCTCCAACTCCGATGTCTTCGCCAAAGACAAGGATGATCGCGTTCGCAAGAAAAGTCTTAAAGCAAGATTGGAATGTGATGGGGATATCATTGCGCCGTCCAAGTATTTCTGGCGTGCTGATGAACGCACGCGGGTGTTTGAGTTTGACTGGTTCTACGCAAAAGAAGGTGGACAGAAAATTTCTGTGAAATTTTCCCCGATGGTTACTCAGTGTCAGTTCAGATATTACGACCCCGAGCAATCGTCCTCGTGGAGCAACGGCCTTCCGCTGACAAGCCTGAATTCACTCTCATCGGAATGGGTGGAGATGGCACAGCAGATTGATGCCTGCCCTTTGATTTCCGGTATGGGTAAAAACCCGGAAGGCTTTTTTTGGTCACAGGATTTCAACTTCAATACCTGCCCTGAAACTTTCGACAAATACACAAACCTGCGCAATCCTTTCGTGGCAATGAACCGCCGGGTGGTTTCTCTGACCGGATCGCCTTTGCTGACCAAGGACTTTGAACAAAAAAATCCCATGGCCACGTTAAACTTTTCCAAGGCGCCCCAATTTGACATCATTTGGGTGGCGTCGTTGAACTTCTCTGCTGACTTTTCAGGTATGGTCACAGCTCGCGCCATTCGCTATCATGCAGAACGCGGCACGCAGGTGCGCATTCTGGTTCCTCAAGTCACCATGACCAAAAAAGACCGCGAGATTGTAACGTGGCTGATGCGGGATCTTCCCAATGTCAAAGTTCAGTACTACAAATACACTGTCACCGACGACAAGGATGGCACTTGGTTTGACCGCTTTCATCGGGTCAACCACACCAAATTGTTGCTGGGTTACTCCTCAAAGAATCCGGCGGCGAACTTTATGATCACTGGGGGTCGCAATATTCGCGACTCTTATATCTTTCCCGAAACTCCATTCTACCGGGCTTATAAGCACTTGAAAAATTATGGCGACGGCGAAGAACCTTACATCTATTACAATGATTTTGATATCGAACTTCGCGGCACGGACATTGTAAAACACACGCTTGCCCAAATGGTGAACTTCTGGAATCGGGAGCCTGACACTCACCGCTTCCGCTCGACCAATGTGAATCTTCCGGTGCGCGCTGAAAAGGACATGATCAACCGCTTAAACACACTGCCCAAATCAAAACCGGTGGTTCGCCATATCATGTCCCTTCCGTACTTTGATGGCTACCAGCTGGAGCGTTTCTATATTGAGATGATTGAGTCCGCGCAAAAGGAAATCCTTTTGACGACTCCGTACTTCCGCCCTTCAGTGGCTATCAGTGCGGCTTTGGATCGCGCCCATGCTCGCGGAGTGAACATCAAGGTGGTCACGCGAATTCATCTGGCTGGCGACGGCACTCCGCAGATCGCAGAGGAAGTGAATAAAGAGGGCATCAATCGTCATTTAAAAAACATCATGATTTACGAATGGACCGACAACAATTCCATCATGCACGCCAAGATCCTGGTGATCGACAGCAAACTCAGCTTCCTGAGCAGCGTGAATTTGAATCGTCGCAGCTTCATTCACGATACCGAAAGTGGCGCGTTGATCCTGCATGAGCCCACAGCCCTGGATTTACGCAGAGAAGTCCTCAGCTACCTCAGCCGCAGCCGCCTGTTAACAGCCCAGGAAAAAATAGGCTGGATCAGCGGCCAACTCATCGACTGGGGCGACTCGTACTTCTAA